In Candidatus Falkowbacteria bacterium, a genomic segment contains:
- a CDS encoding HU family DNA-binding protein → MTKSQFMEALSSKSGMAKKDVVNLMTVLADMAYSEVKRNGEFVLPGFGKLVKMKRAARQGRNPATGATIQIPAKTVVKFRLSKAAKDAVL, encoded by the coding sequence ATGACAAAGTCACAGTTCATGGAAGCCTTGTCTTCCAAATCAGGTATGGCGAAGAAAGATGTCGTCAACCTAATGACCGTTTTAGCCGATATGGCTTATAGCGAAGTTAAGCGTAATGGCGAATTTGTTTTGCCTGGTTTCGGAAAGTTAGTAAAAATGAAGCGGGCAGCTCGTCAAGGACGTAACCCAGCTACTGGTGCAACAATCCAGATCCCAGCTAAGACAGTTGTTAAGTTCCGTCTTTCAAAAGCAGCTAAGGATGCAGTTCTCTAA
- a CDS encoding glycosyltransferase, whose translation MFTKQPHKSWIVSLSTFPPQKCGIATFTSDLSTAFNQLYAPAIESKIIAINSDPAIIDQYPSNVVAYLRKNYLEDYVKIAEKINTAPQIKVVSIQHEFGIYGGNYGDYLLHFTSALEKPLIITFHTVLPDPPPEMKQVVQALAKRAQQITTMTHTSKKILESIYAIPSEQITVIPHGIHPTLFAPSIQSKKILGLPTDKTIISTFGLLSRGKGIEYVIEALPEVIKQYPHILYLIIGATHPVIIQEEGEAYRDSLQQRIAELGLNENIRFINSYIKTSQLLTYLSATDIYLATPLDPNQAVSGTLSYAMGAGRPVISTAFAQAKEDVTSESGILVDFRNSKQISQALINLLSSPERQNSLGKLAYFKTRNMTWANVCIAYMRTFVRNVPELKESEKRAPKISLRHLKKLTTDFGIIQFALLTEPDLTSGYTLDDNARALQFTVLYYQHKKSKTILRLIEIYLHFLAFVHHENGVFENYVTAERIHSSIQNNHENLEDANGRALYALSITATAHFLPKEIKNKARQMYEKSIENAKKFTSPRAIASYIKSLAIFLKEEANPKYLDNLIAGCDLLVSHYRANNAKDWEWFEQILSYSNGAIPEALIISSKITGNQEYYTIGKKTLDFLISHTFEDGIYIPIGQDGWFKRGGHRHKFDQQPEDVATTITALKSMYEISQDRYYQKCAYKTFDWFLGGNVLGRIMYDQSSGGCYDGLRENEINLNQGAESTLSYLLSRLIL comes from the coding sequence ATGTTTACTAAACAACCACATAAATCTTGGATTGTGTCTCTTTCAACGTTTCCACCTCAGAAATGTGGTATTGCGACGTTTACCAGTGATTTATCAACCGCTTTTAATCAATTATATGCTCCGGCCATTGAATCAAAAATTATTGCTATTAATAGCGACCCGGCAATTATAGATCAATATCCAAGTAATGTCGTTGCCTATCTTAGAAAAAATTACCTTGAAGACTATGTAAAAATAGCTGAAAAAATTAACACTGCACCACAAATTAAAGTCGTGTCCATTCAACACGAATTTGGAATTTATGGTGGGAATTATGGTGATTACTTACTTCATTTTACTTCAGCCTTAGAAAAACCCTTGATCATAACTTTTCATACCGTTCTCCCTGATCCCCCACCGGAAATGAAACAAGTTGTTCAAGCCTTGGCCAAACGAGCACAGCAAATCACCACCATGACTCATACTTCAAAGAAAATTCTGGAGTCAATCTATGCCATCCCTTCCGAGCAAATTACTGTTATCCCACATGGAATTCATCCAACTCTTTTTGCCCCAAGCATTCAATCAAAAAAAATTCTTGGACTACCGACTGACAAAACAATAATTTCAACATTTGGTTTATTAAGTCGAGGCAAAGGTATTGAATATGTTATTGAAGCGTTACCCGAAGTTATTAAACAGTATCCACATATTCTCTATCTTATTATTGGAGCTACTCACCCGGTAATTATTCAAGAAGAGGGCGAAGCGTACCGAGATTCTCTACAACAACGTATTGCAGAACTAGGTCTAAACGAGAACATACGTTTTATTAATTCATATATTAAAACCAGCCAACTCTTAACCTATTTAAGTGCTACAGATATTTATCTGGCCACACCGCTTGACCCCAATCAAGCCGTTTCTGGAACATTATCCTATGCAATGGGCGCTGGTCGACCGGTTATTTCTACTGCTTTTGCTCAAGCCAAAGAAGATGTAACTTCTGAGTCTGGGATTCTGGTAGATTTTAGAAATTCTAAACAGATAAGCCAAGCCCTTATCAACTTACTTAGTAGTCCTGAACGTCAAAATTCCTTAGGAAAATTAGCCTATTTCAAAACCCGTAATATGACGTGGGCCAATGTTTGTATTGCTTATATGAGAACTTTTGTCCGCAATGTACCAGAATTAAAAGAAAGTGAAAAAAGAGCTCCAAAAATAAGTTTACGGCATTTAAAAAAATTAACTACTGATTTTGGAATTATTCAATTTGCATTATTAACTGAGCCTGATCTTACTTCAGGCTATACCTTAGATGACAACGCTAGAGCCTTACAATTCACGGTTCTCTACTATCAACATAAAAAATCAAAGACAATTTTACGTCTAATTGAAATCTATTTACATTTTTTAGCCTTTGTTCATCACGAAAACGGGGTCTTTGAAAACTATGTTACAGCTGAACGTATTCATAGTAGTATCCAAAATAATCATGAAAATCTAGAAGATGCCAATGGTCGAGCTCTTTACGCGTTATCAATAACAGCCACAGCTCATTTTTTACCCAAAGAAATAAAAAATAAAGCTCGTCAAATGTATGAAAAAAGTATTGAAAATGCAAAAAAATTTACATCACCCCGAGCCATTGCCTCATATATTAAAAGTTTAGCCATTTTTCTTAAAGAAGAAGCAAATCCTAAATATTTAGATAACCTTATTGCCGGATGCGATCTCTTGGTTAGCCATTACCGAGCTAATAATGCAAAAGACTGGGAATGGTTTGAGCAAATTTTATCCTATTCAAACGGAGCTATTCCCGAAGCTTTGATAATCAGTTCAAAAATTACTGGAAACCAAGAATATTATACAATTGGCAAAAAAACTTTGGACTTTTTAATCTCCCATACATTTGAAGATGGAATCTATATTCCAATCGGTCAAGATGGATGGTTTAAACGTGGAGGTCATCGTCATAAATTTGATCAACAGCCCGAAGATGTGGCCACGACAATTACGGCTTTAAAAAGCATGTATGAAATTAGCCAAGATAGATATTATCAAAAATGTGCTTATAAAACCTTTGATTGGTTCCTGGGTGGAAATGTTTTGGGTCGAATTATGTATGATCAAAGCTCAGGTGGATGCTATGATGGTTTACGAGAAAATGAAATCAATCTAAACCAAGGAGCTGAATCAACCCTTTCATATTTATTAAGCAGGTTAATTTTATAA
- a CDS encoding pesticidal protein Cry7Aa, which yields MSQIRINNQGIILESTELPFENQGVFNPGCIEIDGIVHMFYRAVQEGTFSCIGYCQIKDHTVIKRLDHPVLVPEFEYEKHGMEDPRIIFLEGTYYLFYTAFDGKNALGAYATSPDLVHFTKQGIISPQIPYREALALIEENAHTPRLYFEYARQVMIYNGLDVRVWDKDIFIFPKKINGLFWMAHRIMPSIQVVTFKDFSDLSPAFWHHYFEHFNNTSLLKPEFPFENRYIGGGCPPLETPDGWLLIYHAVEENDHIVRYSAGAALLDLENPKKIIGRLPYPLFSPEETWEKEGNVNNVVFPTSAIIHDDTLDIYYGAADTRIGLKSTSLSNLLTELKKYPPTL from the coding sequence ATGTCACAAATACGGATTAATAATCAAGGAATTATTCTTGAATCAACAGAACTACCATTTGAAAATCAAGGTGTCTTTAATCCTGGTTGCATAGAAATTGATGGCATAGTTCATATGTTCTACCGAGCAGTTCAAGAAGGAACTTTTTCTTGTATTGGATATTGTCAAATAAAAGATCATACAGTAATCAAACGACTTGATCATCCTGTCTTAGTTCCGGAATTTGAATATGAAAAGCACGGAATGGAAGATCCACGAATTATTTTCTTAGAAGGAACTTATTATTTATTTTATACTGCCTTTGATGGAAAAAATGCACTTGGAGCCTATGCCACAAGCCCAGACTTAGTACATTTTACAAAGCAAGGTATTATTTCCCCACAAATTCCCTATCGTGAAGCATTAGCCTTGATAGAGGAAAATGCTCATACTCCACGTCTTTATTTTGAATATGCTCGCCAAGTAATGATATATAACGGACTAGATGTTCGTGTCTGGGATAAAGATATATTTATTTTCCCTAAAAAAATTAATGGACTTTTTTGGATGGCACATCGAATAATGCCAAGCATTCAAGTTGTTACCTTTAAAGATTTTTCCGATTTAAGTCCAGCTTTCTGGCACCACTATTTTGAACATTTTAATAACACAAGTTTGCTTAAACCAGAGTTTCCTTTTGAAAATAGGTATATTGGTGGTGGTTGCCCCCCACTTGAGACTCCTGACGGCTGGCTTCTCATTTATCATGCCGTGGAAGAAAATGATCATATTGTTCGTTACTCTGCCGGAGCTGCTCTCCTTGATTTAGAAAATCCCAAAAAAATTATTGGCCGTCTACCTTACCCACTTTTTTCTCCAGAAGAAACATGGGAAAAAGAAGGCAATGTTAATAATGTTGTCTTTCCAACCAGCGCCATCATTCATGACGATACATTAGATATTTACTATGGAGCGGCTGATACCCGTATTGGCCTAAAATCTACTTCCCTTTCCAATTTACTTACTGAACTTAAAAAATACCCACCAACTCTTTAA
- a CDS encoding VOC family protein: MNKVQHFEIPVDDTGRARAFYENIFGWKTMDWPMPDGAPYIGLYTGPMDEQNKMLETGFINGGMFQRGQDFPITTPTIAVVVDDLDTIIEKIKASGGSVVMEKKVVGGMGWYAYIKDTEGNTIGVWQDIKK, encoded by the coding sequence ATGAATAAAGTACAACATTTTGAAATTCCGGTTGATGATACTGGCCGCGCTCGAGCTTTTTATGAAAATATTTTTGGCTGGAAAACAATGGATTGGCCAATGCCAGATGGCGCTCCCTATATTGGACTTTATACTGGCCCCATGGATGAACAAAACAAAATGCTAGAAACAGGTTTTATCAATGGTGGAATGTTTCAACGTGGTCAAGATTTTCCTATTACTACCCCAACTATTGCAGTAGTTGTGGATGACCTTGATACTATTATTGAAAAAATCAAAGCTTCAGGTGGATCAGTTGTCATGGAAAAAAAGGTCGTTGGTGGAATGGGCTGGTATGCCTATATCAAAGATACAGAAGGTAATACAATTGGCGTCTGGCAAGACATAAAAAAATAA
- a CDS encoding VOC family protein: MSIHPETRIGHVHLTVSNLEKSLTFYRDILGFEVVTYYGDSAVFLSAGGYHHHIGLNTWSGPGIGPANSQQAGLYHFAILLPSRLELAKVVQNIQQANYPLEGASDHGVSEAIYLKDPDNIGVELYIDRPNNQWPKNAQGKIEMISQPLDLNNLLAELTNS; this comes from the coding sequence ATGTCAATTCATCCTGAAACAAGGATCGGTCATGTGCATCTAACTGTCTCAAACTTAGAAAAATCACTTACCTTTTATCGTGATATTCTGGGTTTTGAAGTTGTTACTTACTATGGTGATTCTGCGGTTTTTTTATCAGCAGGGGGCTACCATCACCACATTGGATTAAATACCTGGTCAGGTCCAGGGATTGGACCAGCAAATTCACAACAAGCTGGTTTATATCATTTTGCTATTTTATTACCAAGTCGTCTTGAATTAGCAAAAGTTGTGCAAAACATACAACAAGCAAACTACCCACTTGAAGGTGCTTCTGATCATGGGGTTTCTGAAGCAATTTATTTAAAAGATCCTGATAACATTGGCGTTGAACTATATATCGATAGACCAAATAATCAATGGCCAAAAAATGCTCAAGGAAAAATAGAAATGATTTCACAACCACTTGATCTTAATAATCTACTAGCAGAATTAACTAATTCCTGA
- a CDS encoding DUF2061 domain-containing protein, giving the protein MKDSHQRTLVKTIIWRIIGSSITWFVAWLYTGDIGQSSQITIISALVIMATYYLYERIWNNIHWAKRN; this is encoded by the coding sequence ATGAAAGACTCTCACCAACGAACCCTGGTAAAAACTATTATTTGGCGAATCATTGGGTCTTCAATCACCTGGTTTGTCGCTTGGCTCTATACTGGTGATATTGGCCAGTCATCCCAAATCACTATTATCTCTGCCCTTGTTATTATGGCAACCTACTATCTTTATGAACGAATCTGGAATAATATTCACTGGGCAAAACGAAACTAA
- a CDS encoding RNA polymerase sigma factor, which produces MVTQTDEAIVLLVQSGDVYAFKELVNRYEPKMMRYARRFLFGYDDAQDAIQEVFIKAYRNIKSFDPTRRFSPWLYRIAHNEFINIIKKRGREPVAFFDPDTIFPHPVSAHPPDKEINEQDLKDALETCLETLDVKYREPLILYYFEDMDYIQISSIMHIPVATVGIRLRRGKKLLQKLYLKNHPSI; this is translated from the coding sequence ATGGTTACACAAACTGATGAGGCAATCGTCCTGCTTGTCCAAAGCGGTGATGTCTATGCCTTTAAAGAACTTGTTAATCGCTATGAACCAAAAATGATGCGCTATGCGAGGCGATTTTTGTTTGGTTATGATGATGCTCAAGACGCCATTCAAGAAGTTTTCATTAAAGCCTATCGAAACATCAAAAGTTTTGACCCAACACGTCGTTTTTCACCCTGGCTCTACCGCATTGCCCACAATGAATTTATTAATATAATAAAAAAACGTGGTCGAGAGCCCGTCGCTTTTTTTGATCCCGATACAATTTTTCCTCATCCTGTTTCCGCTCATCCACCTGACAAAGAAATTAATGAGCAAGATCTAAAAGATGCCCTGGAAACCTGCCTTGAAACACTAGATGTAAAATATCGTGAACCACTTATTCTTTACTACTTTGAAGACATGGACTATATACAAATTTCTTCAATCATGCATATACCGGTTGCAACAGTCGGAATACGGTTACGAAGAGGTAAAAAATTATTGCAAAAACTGTATTTAAAAAATCACCCATCCATATGA
- a CDS encoding cold shock domain-containing protein — MTEKGFGFISSEGQEKDLFFHSNNLVGVQFSDLREGDAVSYETEQSEKGLNAVNVQRI; from the coding sequence TTGACGGAAAAGGGTTTCGGATTCATTTCTTCTGAAGGTCAGGAAAAGGATTTGTTCTTCCATAGTAACAACTTGGTAGGCGTCCAATTCAGCGATCTTCGCGAAGGCGATGCTGTTTCTTACGAAACAGAACAATCTGAAAAAGGTTTGAACGCCGTCAACGTTCAACGCATCTAA